One segment of Apus apus isolate bApuApu2 chromosome 1, bApuApu2.pri.cur, whole genome shotgun sequence DNA contains the following:
- the PIANP gene encoding PILR alpha-associated neural protein, whose translation MEPRAGRMPALLSRIHSLQLWHLLLLVSAVPPPGAWSLRSRGPAAPRPLCSRRSPSAPRPVCIWHRTSLLPERAPRPAPPRPRAARGAELRHVLRLRRQVAGARPATPSGLEDGMPSSQYPWAIVWGPTVSDEDGGDTNSANPGFPPLGYTFVSPHGMATAQPNSHSLLHNAGLNLRETPATLRPFLFGPRGEGVDPQLYVTITISIIIVLVATGIIFKFCWDRNQKRRRHSGQQSSGRQQESQQPLTDLSPTTVSILGPYGDSLAPTPEAEESRHGQEGVEKLGGHGKSTAFQLNRIPLVNL comes from the exons ATGGAGCCCCGTGCCGG CAGGATGCCCGCGCTCCTCTCCCGCATCCACTCCCTGCAGCTTTggcatctcctcctcctggtCTCTGCCGTCCCTCCTCCCGGCGCTTGGTCTCTTCGCTCTCGGGGCCCGgcagccccccggcccctcTGCAGCCGTCGGAGCCCCTCGGCCCCGCGGCCCGTGTGCATCTGGCACAGGACGTCGCTGCTGCCGGAGAGGGCTCCTCGCCCGGCGCCGCCGCGgccgcgggcagcgcggggggcAGAGCTGCGGCACGTCCTGCGGCTGCGGCGGCAGGTGGCGGGGGCTCGCCCGGCCACCCCCTCGGGGCTGGAGGACGGCATGCCCTCCTCACAGTACCCCTGGGCCATCGTCTGGGGCCCCACCGTGTCGGATGAGGACGGAGGGGACACCAACTCGGCCAACCCGGGCTTCCCGCCGCTGGGATACACCTTTGTCTCGCCGCACGGGATGGCGACGGCGCAGCCCAACTCCCACTCGCTCCTGCACAACGCGGGGCTCAACCTGCGGGAGACCCCGGCCACCCTGCGGCCCTTCTTGTTTGGGCCCCGCGGGGAAG gtGTGGACCCTCAGCTGTACGTCACCATCACCATCTCCATCATCATTGTCCTGGTCGCCACTGGGATAATTTTCAAGTTCTG CTGGGACCGTAATCAGAAACGCCGGCGTCACTcggggcagcagagcagtgggaggcagcaggagagccaGCAGCCCCTCACAGACCTCTCCCCCACCACTGTCAGCATTCTCGGACCCTATGGTGATTCCCTGGCCCCCACACCTGAGGCGGAAGAGTCCAGGCATGGCCAGGAGGGTGTGGAGAAGCTGGGGGGCCACGGGAAAAGCACAGCCTTCCAGCTCAACCG CATCCCACTGGTGAACCTGTGA
- the COPS7A gene encoding COP9 signalosome complex subunit 7a isoform X2, whose protein sequence is MAAEGKVTGQSQEQFLLLAKAARGAALASLIHQVLEAPGIYVFGELLDMPAVRELADSEFSPVFRLLTIFAYGTYADYLAEAANLPPLTEAQKNKLRHLSVVTLAAKIKCIPYSVLLEQLQLKNVRQLEDLVIEAVYADVLRGSLDQRNQRLEVDYSIGRDIRREELSTITRTLQEWCQGCEVVLSGIEEQVSRANQHKEQQLALKQQIESEVANLKKTIKVTTAAAAAATSQDPEQHLTELREPAPGTNQRQASKKTSKAKGLRGSAKIWSKSN, encoded by the exons ATGGCGGCCGAGGGGAAGGTGacggggcagagccaggagcagttcctgctgctggccaaggcGGCCCGCGGCGCCGCCCTCGCCAGCCTGATCCACCAGGTGCTGGAGGCCCCGGGCATCTACGTCTTCGGGGAGCTGCTGGACATGCCCGCCGTCCGGGAG CTGGCCGACAGCGAGTTCTCCCCCGTCTTCCGCCTCCTCACCATCTTCGCTTACGGCACCTACGCGGACTACCTGG CTGAAGCAGCAAACCTGCCTCCCTTGACAGAGGCTCAGAAGAACAAGCTGAGGCACCTGTCGGTCGTCACTCTGGCCGCCAAGATCAAG TGCATCCCCTACTcggtgctgctggagcagctgcagctgaagaacGTGCGGCAGCTGGAGGACCTGGTGATCGAGGCCGTGTACGCGGACGTGCTGCGCGGCAGCCTGGACCAGCGCAACCAGCGCCTGGAGGTGGACTACAGCATTGGCAGGGACATCCGCAGGGAGGAGCTCAGCACCATCACCCGCACGCTGCAGGAGTG gTGCCAGGGCTGTGAGGTGGTCCTGTCGGGCATTGAGGAACAGGTCAGCCGGGCCAACCagcacaaagagcagcagctggctctgaagcagcagattgaGAGCGAG GTAGCAAACCTGAAGAAGACCATTAAAGtgacaacagcagctgctgcagcagccacgtCCCAGGACCCAGAACAGCACCTAACAGAGCTTAGGGAGCCAGCCCCTGGCACCAACCAGCGCCAGGCCAGCAAGAAAACTTCCAAAGCCAAAGG GCTCCGGGGCAGTGCGAAGATCTGGTCCAAATCAAATTAG
- the COPS7A gene encoding COP9 signalosome complex subunit 7a isoform X1, giving the protein MAAEGKVTGQSQEQFLLLAKAARGAALASLIHQVLEAPGIYVFGELLDMPAVRELADSEFSPVFRLLTIFAYGTYADYLAEAANLPPLTEAQKNKLRHLSVVTLAAKIKCIPYSVLLEQLQLKNVRQLEDLVIEAVYADVLRGSLDQRNQRLEVDYSIGRDIRREELSTITRTLQEWCQGCEVVLSGIEEQVSRANQHKEQQLALKQQIESEAPGQCEDLVQIKLVGSPFTIGRVRGRNLGDGGVARVPSVMLLSSSPRSILPTHSPACLCSFLSLPTFQAVPPPSL; this is encoded by the exons ATGGCGGCCGAGGGGAAGGTGacggggcagagccaggagcagttcctgctgctggccaaggcGGCCCGCGGCGCCGCCCTCGCCAGCCTGATCCACCAGGTGCTGGAGGCCCCGGGCATCTACGTCTTCGGGGAGCTGCTGGACATGCCCGCCGTCCGGGAG CTGGCCGACAGCGAGTTCTCCCCCGTCTTCCGCCTCCTCACCATCTTCGCTTACGGCACCTACGCGGACTACCTGG CTGAAGCAGCAAACCTGCCTCCCTTGACAGAGGCTCAGAAGAACAAGCTGAGGCACCTGTCGGTCGTCACTCTGGCCGCCAAGATCAAG TGCATCCCCTACTcggtgctgctggagcagctgcagctgaagaacGTGCGGCAGCTGGAGGACCTGGTGATCGAGGCCGTGTACGCGGACGTGCTGCGCGGCAGCCTGGACCAGCGCAACCAGCGCCTGGAGGTGGACTACAGCATTGGCAGGGACATCCGCAGGGAGGAGCTCAGCACCATCACCCGCACGCTGCAGGAGTG gTGCCAGGGCTGTGAGGTGGTCCTGTCGGGCATTGAGGAACAGGTCAGCCGGGCCAACCagcacaaagagcagcagctggctctgaagcagcagattgaGAGCGAG GCTCCGGGGCAGTGCGAAGATCTGGTCCAAATCAAATTAGTTGGATCTCCCTTCACAATTGGGAGGGTGAGAGGAAGAAATCTGGGGGATGGAGGGGTAGCCAGGGTCCCAAGTGTGATGCTTCTGAGCTCTTCTCCAAGATCCATCTTGCCAACTCATTCACCTGCATGTTTGTGCTCTTTCCTGTCTTTACCAACTTTCCAGGCAGTGCCTCCCCCCTCTTTGTGA